A region of Paenibacillus sp. JNUCC-31 DNA encodes the following proteins:
- a CDS encoding SpoIIIAH-like family protein — MNNKRQTVWLVSMLSLMVILSAYYLFTEDSGPVNTPVADSTQVDGMKQGEAKETTGILDPTEGLVVNEVVNGGEVTGTEGEQAATESVDNPAVVDGKEAGETEKSPAADSGEKQGEAGKGSEKGSDKGAATSPEASGGTDGSVTKTDEEVLKEMEEQNTAASASSQFQNYQWQREESNNRKYEELMTVAGDLSKTPEENAKATEQLRTLEEKEAKINGIEETLSQQFANAIVQEDADKYKVVVLSDKLDVKQAVSIVDLVMKELAVTQNKISVQYVTEQ; from the coding sequence ATGAATAACAAACGTCAAACGGTATGGCTCGTATCCATGCTGAGTCTGATGGTCATTTTGTCCGCTTATTACTTGTTCACTGAAGATTCGGGTCCGGTTAATACGCCAGTAGCTGACAGCACGCAGGTGGATGGGATGAAGCAGGGAGAAGCGAAGGAAACGACTGGAATCCTTGATCCGACAGAAGGTCTGGTTGTGAATGAAGTGGTGAATGGCGGTGAAGTTACAGGGACTGAAGGAGAGCAGGCAGCAACTGAATCGGTTGATAATCCTGCGGTTGTAGACGGTAAAGAAGCCGGAGAAACCGAGAAATCCCCTGCTGCAGATTCGGGAGAGAAACAAGGTGAAGCAGGAAAAGGCAGTGAGAAGGGCTCTGACAAAGGCGCAGCAACCAGTCCTGAGGCAAGTGGCGGAACTGACGGCAGCGTGACGAAAACCGATGAAGAAGTCCTTAAGGAAATGGAGGAGCAAAATACAGCAGCCTCTGCGAGCAGCCAGTTCCAGAATTATCAATGGCAGCGTGAAGAAAGCAACAATCGCAAATATGAGGAACTGATGACCGTTGCAGGTGATCTGAGCAAAACACCAGAGGAAAATGCAAAAGCAACAGAACAGCTCCGCACACTGGAAGAAAAAGAAGCCAAAATCAATGGCATTGAAGAAACTCTTTCACAGCAGTTTGCCAATGCCATCGTTCAAGAGGATGCCGACAAGTATAAAGTTGTTGTTCTCAGTGACAAACTGGATGTAAAACAGGCGGTTTCCATTGTGGATCTGGTCATGAAAGAATTGGCAGTAACGCAAAATAAAATCAGCGTTCAATACGTAACAGAACAGTAA
- the spoIIIAG gene encoding stage III sporulation protein AG has protein sequence MRQWLKKMESWLGGGEGGQRRSQTFRWLIILGLIGVGIMLFNSFVNVKKIDSENIGREPPDPTTSMATIQTDATDQNPFQAIEIAFEDKIKGVLENIVGVGTVDVMVTVDSTEELVVQRNVKDSQQLTEETDANGGKRHMTQYTRDGEIITYEISGDQTPIVTKKLKPQIRGVLVVARGAENKVVKDLITDAVEKGLNVAAYRISVVPRKQD, from the coding sequence ATGAGGCAATGGCTCAAAAAGATGGAAAGCTGGCTTGGCGGCGGAGAAGGTGGACAACGGCGAAGTCAAACCTTTCGCTGGCTTATTATCCTCGGCTTGATCGGAGTAGGGATCATGCTGTTTAATTCCTTCGTCAATGTCAAAAAGATTGATTCCGAAAATATCGGTCGCGAACCTCCTGATCCGACTACATCCATGGCAACCATCCAGACGGATGCAACGGATCAGAATCCTTTTCAGGCGATAGAGATCGCGTTTGAAGACAAAATCAAGGGCGTACTGGAAAATATCGTCGGCGTGGGAACCGTTGATGTCATGGTTACTGTCGATTCTACAGAGGAGCTTGTTGTGCAGCGTAATGTGAAGGATTCGCAGCAGCTGACCGAAGAAACAGATGCTAACGGGGGAAAGCGGCATATGACGCAATATACCCGTGATGGCGAAATTATTACGTATGAAATATCAGGGGATCAGACCCCCATTGTCACCAAGAAGCTCAAACCGCAAATCCGGGGAGTGCTTGTCGTCGCCAGAGGCGCAGAGAACAAGGTTGTGAAGGACCTGATTACAGATGCTGTCGAAAAAGGACTGAATGTGGCGGCCTACCGAATCTCGGTTGTTCCGCGCAAGCAGGATTAA
- the spoIIIAF gene encoding stage III sporulation protein AF, whose protein sequence is MGWLSSWLRELIMIVLLATFVDMLLPNRSMERYVKLVLSLLILLTLLSPITKLLRSDPVAELKRAMTAMDSPSDGSATLEQILAQGRKLQSNEQEQSLQWTARELANVMKGQIEETTGERVQSVEVKLVMDTTKPEKDLASSVELPAIQYVLVEMAGETAAGKAGSNTGSLEEAASTDPLFGADSESEPAKSNTAQEPIQIGQIEVPDVQIKVDNGGNDDSSVDNGNPGGSPNRQEAHSTPVLGDQSETNPQQEQTSSRSERAVQIITLLTEKWDVDASKVQVREKKSASAL, encoded by the coding sequence ATGGGGTGGCTGAGCAGCTGGCTCCGGGAATTGATCATGATCGTTCTGTTGGCGACCTTTGTGGATATGCTATTGCCCAACCGATCCATGGAACGCTATGTCAAGCTTGTGCTGAGCCTTCTTATCCTGCTAACCCTTTTATCCCCAATAACAAAGCTCCTCCGAAGTGACCCCGTTGCCGAGCTGAAGCGAGCGATGACAGCCATGGACTCACCGTCGGATGGAAGTGCAACACTGGAACAGATCCTGGCTCAGGGCAGGAAGCTGCAGTCGAACGAACAGGAACAATCCTTGCAATGGACAGCCAGAGAACTGGCTAATGTGATGAAGGGGCAAATTGAAGAAACAACCGGGGAGCGAGTACAGTCCGTCGAGGTGAAGCTTGTCATGGATACAACCAAACCGGAGAAGGATCTGGCATCCTCCGTGGAATTGCCCGCAATCCAGTATGTTTTGGTGGAGATGGCAGGAGAGACAGCAGCCGGGAAAGCCGGCTCCAACACAGGTTCATTGGAGGAAGCGGCAAGTACCGATCCATTATTCGGCGCTGACTCCGAATCCGAACCTGCTAAATCGAATACAGCACAAGAGCCAATCCAGATCGGTCAGATTGAAGTGCCTGATGTACAGATTAAGGTGGATAATGGCGGCAATGATGACAGCAGCGTGGACAACGGAAATCCTGGAGGCTCTCCAAATCGACAGGAAGCTCACTCCACACCAGTTTTGGGTGATCAGTCAGAGACAAACCCTCAGCAAGAACAAACGTCCTCCCGATCAGAGCGAGCAGTACAAATTATTACGCTATTGACTGAGAAGTGGGATGTTGATGCGAGCAAAGTACAGGTGAGGGAAAAGAAAAGCGCTTCGGCGCTGTGA
- the spoIIIAE gene encoding stage III sporulation protein AE: MLCFLFAIMGQVAASSPSDEWMQQQADQLPKDQVEKYWDQLMQQYGGFFPEGKTPSFMDMLIPGNEGFSLKSVFIAIGTFMLHEILYNGKLLVTIVMLSVLSMILETLQTAFEKNNISKIAYSICYMVIIIIAINSFSVAIGYAKDAIAGMINFMMAMVPLLFTLLASMGNVITVSVTHPLIIFMIHLVGTLIHILVFPLLFFSAVLHLVSSLSDKYKLTQLADLLRNISVALLGILLTMFLGVISVQGASGSVADGVSLKAAKYIAGNFVPIVGRTFADATDTVITASLLVKNAIGLTGVIIILFLCAFPALKILTLALIYNITGAIMQPLGETPIVGCLQAIGKSMLYVFAALAAVGLMFFLAITILLTAGNLTVMMR, translated from the coding sequence ATGCTGTGCTTTCTATTTGCGATCATGGGACAGGTCGCTGCCAGCTCCCCTTCTGATGAATGGATGCAGCAGCAGGCCGATCAGCTTCCCAAAGATCAGGTGGAAAAATATTGGGATCAACTTATGCAGCAATACGGAGGATTTTTCCCGGAAGGAAAGACGCCTTCCTTTATGGATATGTTAATTCCAGGCAATGAAGGATTCAGTCTGAAGTCAGTGTTCATAGCCATCGGAACCTTCATGCTGCATGAGATTTTATATAACGGCAAACTTCTGGTCACGATTGTGATGTTGAGCGTGCTAAGTATGATTCTGGAGACGCTCCAGACCGCTTTTGAGAAAAACAATATTAGCAAAATTGCCTATTCCATCTGTTACATGGTCATTATTATCATCGCCATAAACAGTTTCAGTGTGGCGATTGGATACGCCAAGGATGCGATTGCCGGCATGATTAACTTTATGATGGCCATGGTGCCCCTGCTCTTTACGCTGCTGGCATCAATGGGAAATGTTATCACCGTATCAGTCACTCATCCGCTCATCATTTTCATGATTCATCTGGTGGGTACGTTGATTCACATCCTGGTGTTCCCACTGTTGTTTTTCTCGGCTGTATTGCATCTCGTCAGTTCCTTGTCTGACAAGTACAAGCTGACTCAGCTAGCAGACTTGTTACGCAACATTAGTGTGGCTCTACTCGGTATATTACTAACGATGTTCCTAGGCGTAATTTCAGTGCAGGGTGCATCAGGCTCCGTAGCAGATGGAGTTAGTCTGAAAGCGGCGAAGTACATCGCGGGAAACTTTGTCCCCATCGTGGGCAGAACGTTTGCGGATGCAACTGATACAGTCATCACGGCTTCACTGCTGGTCAAAAATGCAATCGGTCTAACCGGTGTCATCATTATCTTGTTTCTATGCGCTTTTCCAGCGCTTAAAATCCTGACCCTTGCCCTCATATACAACATTACAGGCGCTATAATGCAGCCTTTGGGTGAAACGCCAATTGTAGGTTGCCTGCAGGCGATTGGCAAAAGCATGCTTTACGTATTTGCAGCACTGGCAGCTGTGGGACTGATGTTTTTTCTGGCCATCACGATCCTGCTAACTGCCGGTAATCTGACGGTCATGATGCGATGA
- the spoIIIAD gene encoding stage III sporulation protein AD gives MEIIQVVGLALIATVLILVIKEQKPMFAFLIAAATGIVIFMMLIGKIGAVIDVLKRLAENSGMESIYLKTVLKIIGIAYIAEFGAQIVRDAGQESIASKIELAGKVLILVLAIPIISIIIETVMKLMPV, from the coding sequence GTGGAAATAATCCAAGTTGTAGGTCTGGCGCTCATCGCAACGGTTCTCATTCTAGTTATCAAGGAACAGAAGCCCATGTTCGCTTTTTTGATTGCTGCTGCTACCGGCATCGTGATCTTTATGATGCTGATTGGCAAGATCGGCGCAGTAATCGACGTACTGAAACGGCTTGCTGAAAATTCGGGCATGGAGAGCATTTATCTGAAAACCGTGCTGAAAATCATAGGCATAGCCTACATTGCTGAATTTGGTGCACAGATTGTCAGGGACGCAGGGCAGGAGAGCATTGCTTCCAAGATTGAGCTCGCCGGCAAGGTGCTGATTCTTGTCCTTGCCATACCGATCATCAGCATTATAATCGAAACCGTCATGAAGCTAATGCCGGTGTAG
- the spoIIIAC gene encoding stage III sporulation protein AC, protein MNLEVNAIFQIAGIGIIIAMIHTVLKQMGKEDMAHWVTVIGFVVVLFMVVRMLDSLLQEIKSIFLFQ, encoded by the coding sequence ATGAATTTAGAAGTGAACGCAATCTTTCAAATTGCGGGCATCGGAATCATTATTGCAATGATTCATACGGTGCTGAAACAAATGGGAAAGGAAGATATGGCTCACTGGGTGACCGTGATCGGATTTGTCGTTGTATTGTTCATGGTGGTTCGTATGTTGGACAGCCTGCTGCAAGAGATCAAATCGATATTTCTTTTTCAATGA
- the spoIIIAB gene encoding stage III sporulation protein SpoIIIAB yields MLNMLGAVIILLASTLAGFYKARQFALRPRQLRELIAALQRLMTEINYGLTPLPDAMGKMGAQTKEPVRTLFLHAAKQMEPPHGHTARESLQSGIEEAWGKSAMKADEREVMLQLSFSLGTSDRQDQTKHISLAIQQLMHEESRAQADQVKYERMSRSLGMLVGALIVILIF; encoded by the coding sequence TTGCTTAACATGCTCGGAGCCGTCATCATTCTGCTGGCCAGCACGCTCGCCGGATTCTACAAGGCAAGGCAATTTGCCTTGCGGCCCAGACAATTGCGTGAGTTAATTGCCGCTCTCCAGCGGCTGATGACCGAAATCAACTATGGGCTGACCCCTTTGCCTGATGCCATGGGAAAAATGGGGGCCCAGACGAAAGAGCCTGTTCGGACGTTATTTCTCCACGCAGCCAAGCAAATGGAACCCCCTCATGGCCACACTGCTCGTGAAAGTCTTCAGTCTGGCATTGAAGAGGCGTGGGGAAAATCAGCCATGAAGGCAGACGAGCGGGAGGTCATGCTGCAATTAAGTTTCAGCCTTGGCACCAGCGATCGTCAGGATCAGACCAAACACATCTCGCTAGCCATTCAGCAACTAATGCATGAGGAATCCCGTGCTCAGGCCGATCAAGTGAAATATGAACGAATGAGTCGCAGTCTCGGGATGCTTGTAGGAGCGTTAATCGTCATTCTGATCTTCTGA
- the spoIIIAA gene encoding stage III sporulation protein AA — protein MMVNWKDIFPEPIRTILGRMPPALLEKVEEVRIREGRPLEINAGDTYHFLTPQGSPTAKPDEAYIPLKEVTHRLLDLISNHSLYTLEEELRKGFITIPGGHRIGLAGRAVLSGGRVEYLRDINGFNIRVAREIHGIADRILPYLLDMKSGQVLHTLILSPPQQGKTTLLRDLARQISSGTKLMGVSELVQGIRPRLKVGIVDERSEIAGSYKGVPGFDVGPRTDVMDGCPKAEGMMMMLRSMSPDVLIVDEIGRPEDAEAVMEALHAGVSVIATAHGRDLAELSSRPALRTLIVEQMFQRYVLLQRTSRGMTFRLADGKMRGLQQTEVGGEAFA, from the coding sequence ATGATGGTGAACTGGAAGGATATCTTTCCGGAACCGATTCGAACCATTCTGGGAAGAATGCCGCCCGCTTTATTGGAAAAAGTGGAGGAAGTACGTATCCGTGAAGGAAGGCCACTGGAAATCAATGCAGGAGACACCTATCACTTCCTTACCCCTCAGGGCAGTCCGACAGCGAAGCCTGATGAAGCCTACATCCCCTTAAAAGAGGTAACTCACAGGCTGCTGGATCTGATCAGCAATCATTCGCTTTATACATTGGAAGAAGAGCTGCGCAAAGGGTTCATCACCATTCCCGGCGGTCATCGAATTGGGTTAGCTGGCCGGGCCGTGCTCAGCGGTGGTCGGGTGGAATACTTGCGCGATATCAATGGATTCAATATCAGGGTTGCGCGGGAGATACATGGAATCGCTGATCGGATCCTGCCCTATCTGCTGGACATGAAGAGTGGTCAGGTACTGCACACCTTAATTCTTTCGCCTCCCCAGCAAGGCAAGACCACATTGCTGCGGGATCTGGCGCGGCAGATCAGCAGTGGAACCAAACTTATGGGTGTCAGCGAGCTTGTTCAGGGTATACGTCCGCGGCTTAAGGTTGGCATCGTAGATGAGCGGTCGGAAATCGCCGGGAGTTACAAGGGAGTACCGGGATTCGATGTGGGACCCCGTACCGATGTCATGGACGGCTGTCCGAAGGCTGAGGGCATGATGATGATGTTGCGCTCCATGTCTCCCGATGTCCTGATTGTGGACGAGATCGGCCGTCCAGAGGATGCTGAGGCGGTAATGGAAGCACTCCATGCAGGTGTATCCGTCATCGCCACGGCACACGGTCGTGATTTGGCCGAGCTTTCTTCCAGACCTGCGCTCAGGACCCTGATTGTCGAGCAGATGTTTCAACGCTACGTACTACTGCAGCGGACGAGCCGGGGCATGACCTTTCGACTGGCTGATGGCAAAATGCGTGGCCTCCAGCAGACGGAAGTGGGAGGTGAGGCATTTGCTTAA
- a CDS encoding 2-phosphosulfolactate phosphatase — protein MRVDVVGNVNEVRKMDIAGRCVVVIDVLRTTSTIVTALAYDAADVIAVETVPQAKQLNVKDAIRGGERFDKKITGFEVGNSPYEYMTPSIAGKTIILTTTDGTRALIKASKARYVFAGSFLNVKAVAAVLCELRRDILLLCAGDQGEFALEDGLCAGSIIEELYQQSPFPIMLNDLGLALHQAAIHAEDTLPDLVRVSAGGRRLEKLGRMHDVTYCTQLDLLDCVPEMGEGHRMQPFNGSRKERVFRLL, from the coding sequence GTGCGAGTCGATGTGGTAGGCAATGTGAATGAAGTGCGAAAAATGGATATTGCGGGCCGATGTGTGGTGGTGATTGATGTGTTGCGAACGACCAGTACGATTGTGACGGCACTGGCTTACGATGCAGCAGATGTAATCGCTGTAGAGACTGTTCCTCAAGCGAAACAATTGAACGTGAAGGATGCTATTCGTGGCGGGGAGCGTTTTGATAAAAAAATTACAGGATTCGAGGTGGGCAATTCCCCCTATGAATATATGACTCCAAGTATCGCGGGTAAGACCATTATTCTGACTACAACAGATGGTACCCGTGCCCTGATCAAAGCATCCAAGGCCAGATATGTGTTCGCAGGCTCGTTTCTCAATGTTAAGGCTGTGGCGGCAGTTCTGTGCGAGCTTCGCAGGGATATCTTATTGTTATGTGCCGGAGACCAGGGGGAGTTCGCGCTGGAAGATGGTTTATGTGCAGGCAGCATTATCGAAGAGCTGTACCAACAATCCCCTTTTCCCATCATGTTGAATGACCTGGGCTTGGCGCTCCATCAGGCTGCAATTCATGCCGAGGATACATTGCCCGATTTGGTTAGAGTATCGGCTGGTGGGCGAAGGTTGGAGAAACTGGGCAGGATGCATGATGTAACCTACTGCACACAATTGGATTTGCTGGACTGCGTTCCCGAGATGGGGGAAGGGCACCGAATGCAACCTTTTAATGGATCACGTAAAGAGCGGGTATTTCGGTTGTTGTAA
- a CDS encoding aspartate kinase, with translation MSLYVMKFGGSSVGDTERMKRVAGRVVEKADEGHQCVVVVSAMGDTTDDLIDQAKQLNSELPAREMDMLLTTGEQISISLLSMAIQALGRKAISFTGWQAGFRTEPVHGKARINDIHPQRVNQALAEGNIVIVAGFQGMTEDGEITTLGRGGSDTTAVALAAAIKADACEIYTDVDGIYSTDPRIVKVARKLKEISYDEMLELANLGAAVLHPRAVEYAKHSGVPLIVRSSFNHNEGTVVKEEATMEQGVVVSGIAYDKNVARISILGVPDVPGVLAEVFGALASEQLDVDIIVQSGVMDGKADFSFSVALSDRENALRVIEALHSRLPYREVTSEENLVKVSIVGAGMVSHPGVAAKMFQVISGEGVSIKMVSTSEIKVSCVIDGEKLHDVIKALHTAYDLDTAEQAVIGGPQVRR, from the coding sequence TTGTCATTGTACGTCATGAAATTTGGGGGCAGCTCGGTCGGAGATACAGAGCGCATGAAGCGTGTAGCCGGACGTGTTGTAGAAAAAGCGGATGAAGGACATCAGTGTGTAGTCGTGGTTTCGGCCATGGGGGATACCACGGATGATCTGATTGATCAGGCGAAACAGCTGAACAGTGAACTGCCTGCACGTGAGATGGATATGCTGTTGACAACGGGAGAACAGATCTCGATTTCATTGTTATCCATGGCGATTCAGGCGCTGGGACGCAAAGCCATTTCATTTACAGGCTGGCAAGCGGGATTCCGGACGGAGCCGGTACACGGCAAAGCTCGGATTAACGATATTCATCCGCAGCGGGTGAATCAGGCGTTAGCTGAAGGTAATATCGTTATCGTTGCAGGTTTCCAGGGAATGACGGAAGACGGCGAGATTACGACACTTGGCCGTGGAGGTTCCGATACAACGGCAGTAGCCCTGGCAGCAGCCATCAAAGCGGACGCTTGCGAGATCTACACGGATGTGGACGGTATTTATTCCACGGATCCGCGAATTGTTAAGGTGGCACGCAAACTGAAGGAAATTTCGTACGACGAGATGCTGGAACTGGCCAACCTGGGAGCAGCGGTATTGCATCCGCGTGCAGTTGAATACGCGAAGCATTCCGGTGTGCCTTTGATTGTAAGATCCAGCTTTAACCATAATGAAGGAACGGTTGTGAAGGAGGAAGCAACAATGGAACAAGGCGTGGTAGTTAGTGGCATTGCCTATGACAAAAATGTGGCTCGCATCAGTATTTTGGGTGTGCCTGATGTACCGGGAGTTCTCGCCGAAGTATTTGGTGCCCTTGCATCAGAACAGCTGGATGTCGACATTATCGTACAGAGCGGTGTAATGGACGGCAAGGCTGACTTCTCGTTTTCTGTTGCGCTGTCTGACCGGGAGAACGCACTGCGTGTCATTGAAGCCCTTCACAGCCGCCTGCCTTACCGTGAAGTGACTTCCGAAGAGAACTTGGTTAAAGTATCGATCGTTGGCGCAGGTATGGTTAGCCATCCAGGCGTAGCTGCGAAGATGTTCCAAGTGATCTCGGGTGAAGGTGTGAGCATCAAGATGGTCAGCACTTCCGAGATCAAGGTATCTTGTGTTATCGATGGAGAGAAACTTCATGATGTAATCAAGGCGCTGCACACAGCGTATGACCTGGATACGGCAGAGCAGGCTGTGATTGGTGGACCGCAAGTTCGCAGATAA
- the efp gene encoding elongation factor P produces the protein MISVNDFKTGLTVQVDNDIYTVLDFQHVKPGKGAAFVRSKLKNLRNGNTVEKTFRAGETIGRAIIENRGVSYLYASGTEHTFMDNETYDQFTLTSDQLEWELNFLKENMNVKIVSYQGEILGIDLPTSVELKVIETEPSVKGNTAQGATKNAKVETGLNVQVPLFINEGDVLLIDTREGKYSSRA, from the coding sequence GTGATTTCAGTAAACGATTTTAAAACAGGCTTGACCGTACAAGTAGACAACGACATCTATACCGTACTTGATTTCCAACATGTTAAACCAGGTAAAGGTGCTGCCTTTGTACGTTCCAAACTGAAAAACCTGCGCAATGGTAACACCGTTGAGAAAACATTCCGTGCAGGTGAAACCATTGGCCGTGCCATCATCGAAAACCGTGGCGTTTCTTACCTCTATGCTAGTGGTACAGAGCACACGTTCATGGACAACGAAACATATGATCAGTTCACACTGACAAGCGACCAACTGGAGTGGGAATTGAACTTCCTCAAAGAGAACATGAACGTAAAAATCGTTAGCTACCAAGGTGAAATCCTCGGAATCGACTTGCCTACAAGCGTAGAGTTGAAAGTTATCGAAACAGAGCCAAGTGTAAAAGGTAACACGGCACAAGGCGCTACCAAAAACGCAAAAGTGGAAACAGGTCTCAACGTACAAGTGCCATTGTTCATCAACGAAGGCGACGTTCTGCTGATCGATACGCGTGAAGGTAAATACTCTTCTCGCGCGTAA
- a CDS encoding M24 family metallopeptidase, translating to MENKRVNKLREAMREHELTAMLITNPINRRYMTSFTGSAGYVLITEQEAFLLTDFRYMTQAPQQAKGFTVVEHGPKPLESVRDLLASANIKQVGFEQDHVTYGTHTAYAEALQSIELKAVSGIVEQLRIFKDEDEIAVMQRAADLADATFSHVLQFAKPGMTEREVDLEMEFFMRKHGATSSSFDTIVASGERSAMPHGVASSKVIGQNELITFDFGALLDGYCSDLTRTIATGTPVPELRKIYDIVLEAQLHTLANLKPGMTGREADALARDIIAGHGYGEQFGHSTGHGLGMEVHEAPRLSKLSDDILKPGMVVTVEPGIYIDGLGGVRIEDDVVITETGIHILTKSDKKFTVIG from the coding sequence ATGGAAAACAAACGAGTAAATAAGTTGCGTGAGGCCATGCGTGAACATGAACTCACGGCTATGCTGATTACAAATCCGATCAACCGTCGTTACATGACGAGCTTTACAGGTTCAGCAGGATATGTGCTGATTACGGAACAAGAAGCATTCTTGCTGACCGATTTCCGTTATATGACACAGGCACCGCAGCAAGCCAAAGGCTTTACCGTTGTGGAACATGGACCGAAACCATTGGAATCCGTACGTGATCTCCTTGCATCGGCGAATATCAAACAGGTTGGCTTTGAGCAGGATCATGTCACTTATGGTACGCATACTGCTTATGCTGAAGCACTTCAATCCATTGAATTGAAAGCTGTTTCCGGGATTGTGGAACAACTGCGCATTTTCAAGGATGAAGATGAGATCGCTGTAATGCAAAGAGCTGCGGATTTGGCAGACGCAACGTTTAGTCATGTTTTGCAATTCGCAAAACCGGGTATGACTGAACGTGAAGTGGATTTGGAGATGGAGTTTTTCATGCGTAAACATGGAGCAACCTCCTCTTCGTTCGACACCATCGTTGCATCGGGTGAACGTTCTGCTATGCCTCACGGTGTAGCAAGCAGCAAGGTCATCGGACAAAATGAGTTAATTACATTTGACTTCGGTGCACTTTTGGATGGATACTGTTCAGATCTGACACGTACCATTGCAACTGGCACGCCTGTACCTGAACTTCGTAAAATTTACGACATCGTACTGGAAGCTCAGTTACATACGCTTGCTAACCTGAAACCGGGCATGACCGGACGGGAAGCAGATGCATTGGCACGTGATATCATTGCAGGACACGGATATGGAGAGCAATTCGGACACAGCACAGGCCACGGCCTGGGTATGGAAGTTCATGAGGCTCCTCGTTTGTCCAAGCTGAGCGACGATATATTGAAACCGGGCATGGTGGTAACCGTTGAACCGGGGATCTATATTGACGGCCTTGGCGGCGTGCGTATTGAGGATGACGTTGTGATAACCGAGACAGGTATACACATTTTAACGAAATCAGACAAGAAGTTCACCGTAATCGGCTAA
- the aroQ gene encoding type II 3-dehydroquinate dehydratase: protein MKRIVVINGPNLNMLGVREPGIYGTLSLKDIEEQIRRQAEDLGVSIAFYQSNHEGDIIDRIHAAMGDADGIMLNAGALTHYSYAVRDAINAVKVPTVEVHLSNIHAREEFRHHSVIAAETIGQIAGFGEVSYELGLLALVRHLDKQT from the coding sequence ATGAAACGGATTGTAGTAATCAATGGCCCGAACCTGAACATGCTCGGCGTACGTGAACCCGGCATCTATGGAACGCTTAGTCTGAAGGATATTGAAGAACAAATTCGCAGACAGGCGGAGGATCTTGGCGTCTCCATCGCTTTTTATCAATCCAATCATGAAGGGGACATCATTGATCGTATTCATGCTGCGATGGGCGATGCGGATGGAATCATGCTGAATGCCGGAGCGCTGACTCATTACAGTTATGCCGTGCGTGATGCAATCAATGCCGTGAAAGTTCCTACAGTAGAAGTACATCTATCCAACATTCATGCACGCGAAGAATTCAGACATCATTCAGTAATTGCTGCAGAAACAATCGGGCAAATTGCCGGATTTGGAGAAGTAAGCTATGAACTGGGGCTGCTGGCTCTTGTGCGTCATCTGGACAAGCAAACCTGA
- a CDS encoding YqhR family membrane protein, with protein sequence MTEHKDERTSHMENKRSDERNQKDRGSRPTQRQGQAHYFTKPFPFAVELGFFAGFIWGGLHWLFHLLHFTIVPLGFLAEPFFKHKFIYTAAGHLTGWLFFILFSVLASLIYTFTLKKWKGPLPGMGYGIFWWLIVFVLVGPKLDMVKPLNRLTWDSVITEFCFFLLWGLFIGYTVAMEFTDERKREPEKAGV encoded by the coding sequence ATGACAGAACATAAGGATGAACGCACATCACATATGGAAAATAAACGTTCTGATGAACGGAATCAAAAGGACCGGGGCAGCCGCCCTACCCAGCGTCAAGGCCAGGCCCATTACTTCACCAAGCCGTTTCCCTTTGCAGTGGAGCTCGGTTTTTTCGCAGGTTTTATCTGGGGAGGTCTGCATTGGTTGTTCCATCTGCTCCATTTTACGATTGTGCCATTGGGTTTTTTGGCTGAGCCCTTTTTTAAACATAAATTCATCTACACTGCCGCAGGGCATTTAACCGGCTGGCTGTTTTTTATTTTATTTTCTGTACTGGCATCCCTGATCTACACGTTCACGTTAAAAAAATGGAAAGGTCCCCTTCCAGGCATGGGTTACGGGATTTTTTGGTGGCTCATTGTCTTTGTGCTGGTAGGTCCCAAACTGGATATGGTGAAACCCTTAAACCGTTTAACCTGGGATTCAGTCATTACTGAATTTTGTTTCTTTTTGCTGTGGGGACTGTTTATTGGATACACCGTAGCTATGGAGTTCACAGATGAACGGAAACGTGAGCCGGAGAAAGCGGGAGTATAG